One genomic segment of Fusobacterium mortiferum ATCC 9817 includes these proteins:
- a CDS encoding EamA family transporter — translation MNNESINKYIFYTILAICFLATGGIFVKLSSLPPIATGFYRILFSIPLLYPFVKDEMKKIEFKNIILIILAGIFLALDLIFWNISFSFTTVANANLLANLVPFTIIPLSYLFTKRNFPFLLY, via the coding sequence ATGAATAATGAATCTATAAATAAATATATATTTTATACTATTTTAGCAATTTGTTTTTTAGCAACTGGAGGAATATTTGTTAAATTAAGTTCCTTACCTCCTATTGCAACAGGTTTTTATAGGATATTATTTTCTATACCATTACTTTATCCATTTGTAAAAGATGAAATGAAGAAAATTGAATTTAAAAATATAATTTTAATAATATTAGCAGGAATATTTTTAGCATTAGATTTAATTTTTTGGAATATCTCTTTCTCATTTACAACAGTAGCTAATGCAAATTTATTAGCAAATTTAGTTCCATTTACAATTATTCCTCTTTCTTATTTATTTACAAAAAGAAATTTTCCATTTCTTTTATACTAG
- a CDS encoding DMT family transporter, which produces MSGKINPTLENYKGDILAFITSIFYGLFLLTVSKIREKVSALSIIFISGFGGGITLFLTMLLKEGVQYPHSLSELYPLLGLALISQIFGQGLLSYTVGKVDVNLSSIIVLAQPIIATLYSYFLFSEVLSLQEFFGMGIILIGIYIAKKNF; this is translated from the coding sequence ATGAGTGGAAAGATAAATCCAACTTTAGAAAATTATAAGGGAGATATATTAGCTTTTATAACTTCTATATTTTATGGGTTATTTTTATTGACAGTTTCAAAAATAAGAGAAAAAGTAAGTGCCTTAAGCATTATCTTTATAAGTGGGTTTGGAGGAGGAATTACTCTTTTTCTAACAATGTTACTAAAAGAAGGAGTACAATATCCACACTCATTAAGTGAGTTATACCCTCTATTAGGATTAGCACTAATTTCTCAAATTTTTGGACAAGGTTTATTAAGTTATACAGTAGGAAAAGTAGATGTAAATTTATCATCAATTATAGTTTTAGCTCAACCAATTATTGCTACTCTATATTCATATTTTTTATTTAGTGAAGTATTGAGTTTACAAGAATTTTTTGGAATGGGAATAATTTTAATAGGAATATATATAGCTAAAAAAAATTTCTAG
- a CDS encoding toxin-antitoxin system YwqK family antitoxin, with translation MTNQYNKDGKKEGLWVKTYDNGAIQEEKNYVNGVREGEYKSYYMNGQIETRKFYKNGNIDGVYETFYSDGKLSSVRHLVDGEAKGLCEEYYPNGKIKRTAFYETTSTTSKNLKYYPNGQLKLSVNLKNGAMFGLYKEYYSNGTLHIECHYTDHGKLHGRYREFDAAGNLLKDCTYIDGVEQIK, from the coding sequence ATGACTAATCAGTACAATAAAGATGGTAAAAAAGAGGGGCTATGGGTAAAAACTTATGATAATGGTGCAATACAAGAAGAAAAAAACTATGTTAATGGTGTAAGAGAGGGAGAATATAAATCTTACTATATGAATGGACAGATAGAAACTAGAAAATTCTATAAAAATGGAAATATTGATGGAGTATATGAAACATTTTATAGTGATGGTAAATTAAGTTCAGTTCGTCATCTTGTAGATGGAGAGGCTAAAGGACTTTGTGAGGAATATTATCCAAATGGAAAAATAAAAAGGACAGCTTTTTATGAAACTACTTCTACTACAAGTAAAAATTTAAAATATTATCCAAATGGACAGTTAAAGCTTAGTGTAAATTTAAAAAATGGAGCTATGTTTGGATTATATAAAGAGTACTATTCAAATGGAACTCTTCATATAGAGTGCCACTATACAGATCATGGGAAATTACATGGAAGATATAGAGAGTTTGATGCAGCTGGAAATTTATTAAAAGATTGTACTTATATCGATGGTGTTGAACAAATTAAATAA
- a CDS encoding alanine--tRNA ligase-related protein: protein MRTEKLYYKNQFLTTCKAKLIEVNERGLVFDKTIAYPEGGGQIGDSGILIREKTKEEIEFLDTTKIKGRNIYLEDFPVIKVEGVIIHHINISLLNNLELGEEFIIKLNVEKRAKTTLHHSGLHLALMILANMREGIDKKIVGAKITDTYGRLDFSTEEKFSKEELQKIEDKCNELIQEKLEISSYHHTVENEAIYWKCLDYSVPCGGTHCDNTKYLGKMKVKRKNIGKTSERLIIELNEIEEFFKLYGEDNE, encoded by the coding sequence ATGAGAACAGAAAAGTTATATTATAAGAATCAATTTTTAACTACTTGTAAGGCTAAACTTATTGAGGTAAATGAAAGGGGACTAGTTTTTGATAAAACAATTGCTTATCCTGAAGGAGGAGGACAAATTGGAGATAGTGGAATATTAATTAGAGAAAAAACAAAAGAAGAGATAGAATTTTTAGATACTACAAAAATTAAAGGAAGAAATATTTATTTAGAAGATTTTCCAGTAATAAAAGTTGAAGGAGTAATTATTCATCATATAAATATATCTTTATTAAATAATTTAGAACTAGGAGAGGAATTTATAATTAAATTGAATGTTGAAAAAAGAGCTAAAACTACATTACATCATTCAGGGTTACATCTAGCATTAATGATTTTAGCAAATATGAGAGAGGGAATTGATAAAAAAATAGTTGGAGCTAAAATAACTGATACTTATGGTAGATTAGATTTCTCCACAGAAGAAAAATTTTCAAAAGAAGAACTTCAAAAAATCGAAGATAAATGTAATGAACTTATACAAGAAAAATTAGAAATTTCTAGTTATCATCATACAGTTGAAAATGAAGCTATTTACTGGAAATGTTTAGATTATAGTGTTCCTTGTGGAGGGACTCATTGTGATAATACAAAATATTTGGGAAAAATGAAAGTGAAAAGAAAAAATATAGGAAAAACTTCTGAAAGATTGATTATTGAATTAAATGAAATAGAAGAATTTTTTAAGTTATATGGTGAAGATAATGAATAA
- the malX gene encoding maltose/glucose-specific PTS transporter subunit IIBC produces the protein MSKKVGFWEFFQGLGKTFMLPVSLLAACGIMLGIGSSFASSVTAEVLPFLKVPVIKLFFEFMSTIGSFAFSNLPIMFAMAIPLGLARQDKGVAAFSGYVGFVMSSMTANFFLKVTGTLATPENMKAAGQAMVFGIQSVDIGVLGGVIIGVIVYKIHDKFCEIKLPDALAFFGGARFVPIATAVIVGIVGLVIPLIWPFFNGIIIKIGELIGKAGVFGPLLFGAGEGVLRPFGLHHILVAMIRFTSAGGEAIINGEPVYGALNIFYKEFANGILDPNVTRFLSQGKMPSYMFGLPAVALAIYHTARPENRKKVKGLLASGLVACVIGGITEPLEFIFLFLSPVLYLFHCIMVGLGFMTMGILKVAIGNTDGNLIDFVVFGILQGFRTKWYLVIPGGIVWFTIYYFVFKYAILKYDLKTPGRELVTNDSDIKLGGYDAEKLLKALGGKENIVSLDNCITRLRLVVNDMSVVNEDEIKATGAIAVVKLDATNLQVIIGPQVHVVKNKLDKLMK, from the coding sequence ATGAGTAAAAAAGTTGGTTTCTGGGAATTTTTTCAGGGATTAGGAAAAACATTTATGTTGCCAGTATCATTACTAGCAGCTTGTGGTATTATGTTGGGGATAGGTAGTTCGTTTGCTAGTTCTGTAACAGCAGAGGTACTTCCATTTTTAAAGGTACCTGTAATAAAACTATTTTTTGAATTTATGTCTACTATTGGTTCTTTTGCTTTTTCAAATTTACCAATAATGTTTGCTATGGCTATCCCTCTTGGACTTGCAAGACAAGATAAGGGAGTTGCAGCTTTTTCTGGATATGTAGGATTTGTAATGTCAAGTATGACAGCAAACTTTTTCTTAAAAGTTACTGGTACACTTGCTACTCCAGAGAATATGAAAGCAGCTGGACAAGCTATGGTATTTGGTATTCAAAGTGTTGATATTGGAGTTCTTGGCGGAGTAATAATAGGGGTTATAGTTTATAAAATTCATGATAAATTTTGTGAAATAAAACTTCCAGATGCTCTTGCTTTCTTTGGTGGAGCTAGATTTGTTCCTATTGCTACTGCTGTTATAGTTGGTATAGTAGGACTTGTAATTCCTCTAATTTGGCCTTTCTTTAATGGAATTATTATAAAAATTGGAGAGCTTATAGGTAAAGCTGGAGTTTTTGGACCATTACTATTTGGAGCTGGAGAGGGAGTATTAAGACCATTTGGATTACACCATATCTTAGTTGCTATGATAAGATTTACTTCAGCTGGAGGAGAGGCTATTATTAATGGAGAGCCTGTATATGGAGCTTTAAATATTTTCTATAAAGAGTTTGCTAATGGTATTTTAGATCCTAATGTTACAAGATTTTTATCTCAAGGTAAGATGCCATCATATATGTTTGGTTTACCAGCAGTGGCGTTAGCTATCTATCATACAGCTAGACCAGAAAATAGAAAGAAAGTAAAAGGACTTCTTGCTTCTGGACTTGTAGCCTGTGTAATAGGAGGAATCACTGAGCCACTAGAATTTATATTCCTTTTCCTATCTCCAGTATTATATCTATTCCACTGTATAATGGTTGGACTAGGATTTATGACAATGGGAATTTTAAAAGTTGCAATAGGTAATACAGATGGTAACCTAATTGACTTTGTAGTATTTGGTATTTTACAAGGATTTAGAACAAAATGGTATTTAGTAATTCCTGGAGGAATAGTTTGGTTTACTATATATTACTTTGTATTTAAATATGCTATTTTAAAATATGATTTAAAAACTCCTGGAAGAGAGTTAGTAACTAATGACTCTGATATAAAATTAGGTGGATATGATGCAGAGAAACTACTGAAAGCTCTAGGAGGAAAAGAAAATATAGTATCACTTGATAACTGTATTACAAGACTTAGATTAGTAGTTAATGATATGAGCGTTGTAAATGAAGATGAGATAAAAGCAACAGGGGCAATAGCTGTAGTAAAACTAGATGCTACAAACTTACAAGTAATAATTGGTCCACAAGTGCATGTTGTTAAAAATAAATTAGATAAATTGATGAAGTAG
- a CDS encoding MalY/PatB family protein → MNFDTVIDRKGTYCTQWDYVKDRFGKDGLLPFTISDMDFQAPKEIIEALIKRVNHGVFGYSRWNHEDFKNSIEFWYKSRFNYQIDKEWILYAPSVIYSVAKFIEMKSGKGDGVLIFTPAYDGFFKVIGDNDRKIISSPLIKNGNNYEVDFEDFEKKCKEAKIFLMCSPHNPVGKVWSREELKKIISICKKYNIFIISDEIHMDIVYKGKHTPILEVAGDYIESIAICTAASKTFNIPALGGAYILCTTNLDRDEYLRILKNKEALSSPSILGVIATIVAYNQCGYWVDGLLKYTKENIEYVREYLKENIPELTCDISDGCYFAWIDFSKLNISSESFQKALIDIGKVAIMPGVTYGEEGKNYLRLNIGCPREKVKDGLSRLKLAVESFKK, encoded by the coding sequence ATGAATTTTGATACTGTCATTGATAGAAAAGGAACATACTGCACACAGTGGGATTATGTAAAAGATAGATTTGGGAAAGATGGGCTTCTACCATTCACTATCTCTGATATGGATTTTCAAGCTCCAAAAGAGATAATAGAAGCACTAATAAAAAGGGTCAATCACGGGGTATTTGGGTATAGTAGATGGAATCATGAGGATTTCAAAAATTCAATAGAGTTTTGGTATAAATCAAGATTTAATTATCAAATAGATAAAGAGTGGATATTATATGCACCTAGTGTAATTTATTCAGTAGCAAAATTTATAGAGATGAAATCAGGAAAGGGCGATGGGGTACTTATTTTTACCCCTGCCTATGATGGATTTTTTAAAGTGATAGGAGATAACGATAGAAAAATTATCTCTTCTCCTCTAATAAAAAATGGAAATAATTATGAGGTAGATTTTGAAGATTTTGAAAAGAAATGTAAAGAAGCAAAAATCTTTTTAATGTGTAGTCCTCATAATCCAGTGGGAAAAGTATGGAGTAGAGAGGAATTAAAAAAAATTATATCTATTTGTAAAAAATATAATATTTTTATAATCTCTGATGAGATACATATGGATATAGTATATAAAGGAAAACATACTCCTATTCTTGAGGTAGCTGGAGATTATATAGAAAGTATAGCTATCTGTACAGCAGCTTCTAAAACATTTAATATTCCAGCATTAGGTGGAGCATATATACTATGTACTACAAATTTAGATAGAGATGAGTATTTAAGAATATTAAAAAATAAAGAAGCTCTATCATCTCCAAGTATATTAGGAGTAATAGCTACTATTGTGGCTTATAATCAGTGTGGATATTGGGTAGATGGACTTTTAAAATATACAAAAGAAAATATAGAATATGTAAGGGAATATTTAAAAGAAAATATTCCTGAATTAACTTGTGATATTTCTGATGGATGTTATTTTGCTTGGATAGATTTTTCAAAATTAAATATATCTAGTGAAAGTTTTCAAAAAGCTCTAATAGATATAGGAAAAGTAGCAATTATGCCAGGAGTTACCTATGGAGAAGAGGGAAAAAATTACCTTCGTTTAAATATAGGATGTCCAAGGGAAAAAGTAAAGGATGGATTATCGAGATTAAAGTTAGCAGTAGAAAGTTTTAAAAAATAA
- a CDS encoding aminotransferase-like domain-containing protein — translation MKNTFKYLEIYNYFKEKIEKNEFPENSKLPSIRFLAQKFNVNHLTILKVYNLLESDGYIIKKQGAGVFVKPKEYIFYNNPKDSSVETFNKGFRNINTHNNAIINFVSGSQDYDENIFIKLKEILLDIPSNIMNYANTQGDEELRKVIKLTLLQKKMDISIKNIQIINGAQQGLDLIMKSIISKTKNKIIVGSPTYHGALNIFKNNCKIFTVTMENDGFNMLELEELLQKEKISFIYTMMDFNCPTGISWSNEKKKQLIHLAQKYKTYILEDDFASDLYYKEKRRIFLKNLDKENKYVIYMKSYSKILAPGLRLAFMILPNELIEKIKTSKFLSDISSSSLDQYILKEFLKRKILEKNIKTLREKYEKRYLFLKEKLEKIKFLNLEYEIEGGFYIWVKLDERIDYNKFYIEAQNKGVYLLPAFSFYLDNKNRPYFRISFASTDIKDINLAFEKLNHII, via the coding sequence ATGAAAAATACTTTTAAATACTTAGAAATATATAACTATTTTAAAGAAAAAATAGAGAAAAATGAATTTCCTGAAAATAGTAAGTTACCTTCAATTAGGTTTCTTGCACAAAAATTTAATGTAAATCACTTAACTATTTTAAAAGTTTATAATCTATTAGAGAGTGATGGATATATTATAAAAAAACAAGGCGCTGGAGTTTTTGTTAAACCTAAAGAATATATATTTTATAATAATCCTAAAGATAGTTCTGTTGAAACTTTTAATAAAGGATTTAGAAATATCAATACTCATAACAATGCTATTATTAACTTTGTTAGTGGAAGCCAAGATTATGATGAAAATATCTTTATAAAGTTAAAAGAAATATTATTAGATATTCCATCTAATATAATGAATTATGCTAACACTCAAGGAGATGAAGAGCTTAGAAAAGTTATTAAACTTACATTATTACAGAAAAAAATGGATATTTCTATTAAAAATATTCAAATAATTAATGGAGCTCAACAAGGATTAGATTTAATTATGAAATCTATTATATCAAAAACTAAAAATAAAATAATTGTAGGTTCTCCTACTTACCATGGAGCTTTGAATATTTTTAAAAACAATTGTAAAATTTTTACAGTAACTATGGAAAATGATGGATTTAATATGCTTGAATTAGAAGAACTTTTACAAAAAGAGAAAATTAGTTTTATCTATACAATGATGGATTTTAACTGTCCAACTGGAATTTCTTGGAGTAATGAAAAGAAAAAACAATTAATTCATCTAGCTCAAAAATATAAAACATACATTTTAGAAGATGATTTTGCTTCTGATTTATATTATAAAGAAAAAAGAAGAATTTTTTTAAAAAATTTAGATAAAGAAAATAAGTATGTTATTTATATGAAATCATATTCAAAAATTTTAGCTCCAGGGCTAAGACTAGCCTTTATGATTTTACCTAATGAACTTATTGAAAAAATAAAAACTTCTAAATTTCTTTCAGATATTTCAAGTTCTAGTTTAGACCAATATATTTTAAAAGAATTTCTTAAAAGAAAAATACTAGAAAAAAATATTAAAACTTTAAGAGAAAAATATGAAAAACGGTATCTCTTCTTAAAAGAAAAGTTAGAGAAAATTAAATTTTTAAATTTAGAATATGAGATAGAGGGAGGATTTTATATTTGGGTTAAACTTGATGAAAGAATAGATTATAATAAGTTTTATATTGAAGCTCAAAATAAAGGAGTATATCTTCTACCCGCTTTTTCATTTTATTTAGACAATAAAAATAGACCATATTTTAGAATAAGTTTTGCTTCAACTGATATTAAAGATATTAATTTAGCATTTGAAAAATTGAACCATATCATCTAA